One Dreissena polymorpha isolate Duluth1 chromosome 9, UMN_Dpol_1.0, whole genome shotgun sequence genomic window carries:
- the LOC127845929 gene encoding beta-hexosaminidase-like, with protein MVEKGSVTVLLALLGLSLLTNRRVKCAAGSSISGEGLSQKDLDALAEKLDIKVKVVTNIIPSAPNHVVKLTLGNHGNEDIPKQGWKMYFYSMFLLFPGVFPGFHHNDLDTEHVRINMVQGDLYSLAPMAGFQPISPGKSVEFNISASLWSVARTDFMPRWYVTSDDVKIKPRIVKCTASEDLDFVQPFEDLLQRKRWKGDQYEPFTPEVRMEKLRFSPENVVPKFVIPTPKSLQINEDRPTTSFNKNTWKVYTSNGLFSEMTQYIKDELGVSITDTITPTYANVIVLSYANEFEKEGYALDVKNSIITLTSKDAAGMFYAVQTLSSVISGTKGRIPELRVVDAPRFRWRGMQIDVARNFHSVVDIKRLVKAMSMYKMNVLHLHLTDDEGWRLVIDGLPELTQVGGKRCHDLSETECLIPQLGSGPFPDDSGSGFYNAAEYKELLSYAKKHHVKVVPEFEMPGHSHAAVASMESRFRKLNATGNCTAASQFRLKDTRDSSFYASVQNWMHDAINPCIESTYRFIGKVMDSVKALHADIQPLEIYHFGGDEVAHGAWATSDACSRFLRDNPPYRVTHGLKNYFVSRLAKMASERGLKLAGWEDGFWDGYDPLPVEDLNRQGEVYVNPWNNIWEWGSGSNAYKYANAGYKVILSQATNLYFDHPQEPDPEERGLYWAARYIDTRNVFDFRPERLYDNIRVDRSGFRMAKKDICGYDMSGCTALEKPENIIGMQGALWSETVRTSDELDYMIFPRLVALAERAWHKAAFEEATNVTSDDEWKSFARAVGEREFARLEKIGVKYRIPPPGGRVLPTGQIEVSTTYPQLGVQYSADDGVTWQNIVPNSATHITWNNGDVLLRATNAAGTRFSRAVKLSRVPDVIPSV; from the exons ATGGTGGAGAAAGGCTCAGTGACTGTGCTGTTGGCGTTATTGGGACTCAGTCTCTTAACCAACCGCCGCGTAAAATGCGCGGCCGGAAGTTCCATATCAG GCGAAGGACTCTCGCAAAAAGACCTCGACGCGCTTGCAGAAAAACTGGACATTAAGGTTAAGGTCGTTACCAACATAATCCCATCCGCTCCAAATCACGTTGTCAAGTTAACGCTCGGTAACCATGGTAACGAAGACATACCCAAACAGGGCTGGAAAATGTACTTTTATAGCATGTTTCTCCTTTTCCCAGGCGTGTTTCCAGGATTTCATCACAACGACCTTGACACTGAGCATGTTCGAATCAATATGGTTCAGGGCGATTTATATAGCTTGGCGCCGATGGCTGGATTTCAACCGATTTCACCCGGTAAATCTGTGGAATTCAACATCAGCGCTAGCCTGTGGTCTGTCGCGAGAACGGACTTTATGCCTCGGTGGTATGTAACCTCTGATGACGTCAAAATTAAGCCGCGTATCGTGAAGTGCACTGCGTCTGAAGACCTTGATTTCGTCCAACCATTTGAGGACCTACTCCAGCGGAAGCGGTGGAAAGGGGACCAGTATGAACCCTTCACACCGGAAGTGAGGATGGAGAAGCTGAGATTTAGCCCCGAGAACGTG GTCCCTAAATTCGTCATTCCGACTCCAAAGTCACTACAAATCAACGAGGACAGGCCTACGACGTCATTTAATAAGAACACGTGGAAAGTGTACACGTCCAACGGACTGTTCTCGGAGATGACTCAGTATAtcaaag ATGAGCTCGGCGTGAGTATTACAGACACGATAACGCCAACTTACGCTAACGTCATTGTCTTATCATACGCCAACGAATTTGAAAAAGAAGGATACGCGTTAGACGTCAAAAACAGCATCATAACACTCACTTCAAAAGACGCGGCTGGGATGTTCTATGCTGTCCAAACATTAAGCAGCGTAATTTCCGGTACAAAAGGGCGCATACCGGAACTGCGAGTTGTAGACGCGCCGCGCTTCCGTTGGCGTGGGATGCAAATTGATGTCGCCCGAAACTTCCACAGCGTCGTCGACATTAAACGACTGGTCAAAGCGATGTCGATGTACAAGATGAACGTGCTACATCTTCATCTCACGGACGATGAGGGATGGAGACTGGTGATCGACGGACTTCCGGAACTCACCCAG GTTGGCGGGAAAAGGTGTCACGATTTGTCCGAGACCGAGTGCCTCATACCTCAGCTTGGTTCTGGGCCGTTCCCGGACGATTCCGGCTCCGGATTCTATAACGCCGCAGAATACAAGGAACTACTATCTTACGCTAAGAAACACCACGTAAAAGTAGTCCCCGAATTCGAAATGCCGGGGCACTCACATGCCGCAGTTGCGTCTATGGAGAGTCGATTCCGGAAACTGAACGCTACAGGAAATTGTACTGCCGCCTCACAGTTTCGTCTGAAAGACACTCGTGACTCGTCGTTTTATGCATCCGTGCAAAATTGGATGCATGACGCGATCAACCCGTGTATTGAGTCAACCTACAGGTTTATTGGAAAGGTCATGGACAGCGTTAAAG CCCTGCACGCGGACATTCAGCCACTGGAGATCTACCACTTCGGAGGTGACGAGGTGGCTCATGGCGCCTGGGCGACGTCCGACGCGTGTAGCCGCTTCCTGCGTGACAATCCTCCGTATAGGGTCACACATG GTCTGAAAAACTACTTCGTTTCTCGCCTCGCCAAAATGGCGTCGGAACGCGGCCTGAAGCTAGCAGGGTGGGAGGACGGATTCTGGGACGGCTATGATCCACTTCCGGTTGAGGACCTCAACCGGCAAGGAGAGGTGTATGTAAATCCCTGGAACAACATATGGGAGTGGGGCAGCGGAAGTAATGCGTATAAATACGCAAACGCCGGCTACAAG GTAATATTGAGTCAGGCTACGAACCTCTACTTCGACCATCCCCAAGAACCGGATCCGGAGGAACGGGGGCTCTACTGGGCCGCGCGCTACATCGACACGCGAAACGTGTTTGACTTCCGCCCGGAGCGTCTCTATGACAACATTCGGGTTGACCGGAGCGGCTTTCGGATGGCCAAAAAGGACATCTGCGGATATGACATGTCGGGATGTACAGCGTTGGAAAAGCCAGAGAACATAATTG GAATGCAGGGCGCGCTATGGAGCGAGACAGTGCGCACAAGTGACGAGTTAGACTACATGATATTTCCGCGCTTGGTGGCGCTGGCAGAACGCGCCTGGCACAAGGCAGCGTTCGAGGAGGCGACAAACGTCACTTCCGACGACGAATGGAAGTCGTTCGCCAGAGCAGTCGGAGAACGAGAGTTCGCGCGGTTGGAAAAAATTGGCGTGAAATACAGAATCCCTCCGCCAGGTGGTAG AGTATTGCCAACCGGACAGATCGAAGTGTCGACAACGTACCCGCAACTGGGAGTACAGTACAGTGCGGATGACGGAGTCACGTGGCAAAATATCGTGCCGAACAGTGCCACTCATATCACTTGGAATAACGGGGACGTGTTGCTACGAGCAAC AAATGCTGCCGGGACGCGCTTCAGTCGGGCAGTAAAACTATCACGAG TACCTGATGTTATACCATCGGTTTAG